In Romboutsia lituseburensis, a genomic segment contains:
- a CDS encoding TrkH family potassium uptake protein, translating to MGTIFKNFGSFIHKRQPTQIMVMGFAMVIFIGAVLLSLPISTQSGESIGFLDALFTSTSAVCVTGLVMVDTATYWNGFGQLVIITLIQIGGLGFMTITTLFALITKKRINLRERLLIQESLNQIDLSGLVRLTRYVLLMTFTIEGIGAVLLSTVFIPQFGLARGLWYSIFHAISAFCNAGFDLMGNVSGPFTSLTSYVNNYTITLTISGLIIFGGLGFPVILDVIKNKKLSKLNLHSRVVIFTTALLVFGGMLFILALEYNNPKTLGPLGMGGKLLASLFQSVTTRTAGFNTVDLALLHQSSIFVFIILMFIGASPASTGGGIKTTTLATLLITVKSFILGKEDIEVHERRLGTSTVRKSLGIFFIGIVVVVFGTLIITVTSPNFTLVEAGFEVVSAFATVGSSIGGSPTLSIPGKMFIILFMFMGRVGSLTIFMALSSRGIKKNPPIRYPEGKIIVG from the coding sequence ATGGGGACTATATTTAAAAATTTTGGTAGTTTCATACATAAAAGGCAACCTACACAAATAATGGTCATGGGATTTGCCATGGTTATATTTATAGGTGCTGTTTTATTAAGCTTACCAATATCAACTCAAAGTGGAGAAAGTATAGGATTCTTAGATGCATTATTCACATCTACATCAGCGGTCTGTGTTACTGGATTAGTCATGGTAGATACCGCCACGTACTGGAATGGATTTGGGCAGTTAGTTATAATTACATTAATACAAATTGGTGGACTTGGATTTATGACTATAACTACCTTATTTGCCTTAATAACTAAAAAAAGAATAAATTTAAGGGAAAGACTTTTAATACAGGAGTCATTAAATCAAATAGATTTATCTGGATTAGTAAGGCTAACTAGATACGTTTTATTAATGACTTTTACAATAGAAGGTATAGGTGCAGTTCTTTTATCTACAGTATTTATACCACAATTTGGATTAGCAAGAGGCCTTTGGTACAGTATATTTCATGCAATATCAGCATTTTGTAATGCTGGATTTGATTTAATGGGAAATGTTTCAGGGCCATTTACATCACTTACGAGCTATGTAAATAATTATACTATTACTCTTACTATATCAGGTTTAATAATATTTGGTGGACTAGGTTTCCCTGTTATATTAGATGTTATTAAAAATAAAAAACTTTCTAAATTGAACCTACATTCAAGAGTAGTAATATTTACAACTGCTTTATTAGTATTTGGAGGAATGTTATTTATATTAGCTTTAGAATATAATAATCCCAAAACATTAGGACCATTAGGAATGGGTGGAAAATTATTAGCATCGCTATTCCAATCAGTAACAACGAGAACTGCTGGATTTAATACAGTGGACTTAGCACTTCTGCATCAAAGTAGTATATTTGTTTTTATAATACTGATGTTTATAGGAGCATCTCCAGCATCAACTGGAGGAGGAATCAAGACAACTACTTTAGCAACACTGCTTATTACTGTTAAATCTTTTATACTTGGAAAAGAAGATATAGAAGTACATGAAAGAAGATTAGGTACATCAACAGTAAGAAAATCATTAGGTATATTCTTTATAGGTATAGTAGTTGTTGTATTTGGAACATTGATTATAACTGTTACATCTCCAAACTTTACACTAGTTGAAGCTGGGTTTGAAGTTGTTTCAGCATTTGCTACAGTCGGATCAAGTATAGGTGGAAGCCCAACATTAAGTATACCAGGAAAGATGTTCATAATACTGTTTATGTTTATGGGAAGAGTTGGATCATTAACTATATTTATGGCACTATCATCTAGAGGAATAAAGAAAAATCCACCAATAAGATATCCA
- the rplT gene encoding 50S ribosomal protein L20 yields MARVKKAMNARKKHKKVLKLAKGYRGSRSKLYRPANTFVMKALKNAYIGRKLKKRDFRKLWIQRINAGTRTHGLSYSRFMNGLKLAGVEVNRKMLSEMAINDPQGFAKLVEVAKSKLA; encoded by the coding sequence ATGGCAAGAGTTAAAAAAGCTATGAACGCTCGTAAGAAACATAAAAAAGTGTTAAAACTTGCAAAAGGATACAGAGGATCAAGAAGCAAATTATATAGACCAGCTAATACATTCGTAATGAAGGCGTTAAAGAACGCATATATAGGTAGAAAGTTAAAGAAGAGAGACTTCAGAAAACTTTGGATACAAAGAATAAACGCTGGAACTAGAACTCATGGATTATCATACTCAAGATTCATGAACGGATTAAAATTAGCAGGTGTTGAAGTTAACAGAAAAATGTTATCTGAAATGGCTATAAACGATCCACAAGGTTTCGCTAAATTAGTAGAAGTTGCTAAGTCAAAATTAGCTTAA
- the rpmI gene encoding 50S ribosomal protein L35: MPKMKTHRGAAKRFKKTGTGKLKRSKAFRRHILTKKDAKTKMQLRKSGIVTAGDARRIAQLLPY, encoded by the coding sequence ATGCCTAAAATGAAAACTCATAGAGGTGCTGCTAAAAGATTCAAGAAGACAGGAACTGGAAAGTTAAAGAGATCAAAAGCTTTCAGAAGACACATATTAACTAAGAAGGATGCTAAAACTAAGATGCAATTAAGAAAATCTGGAATAGTTACTGCAGGAGATGCTAGAAGAATAGCACAATTATTACCATACTAA
- the infC gene encoding translation initiation factor IF-3, with product MSKELAINDQIRDKEIRVISDSGEQLGIMAAKEAQIMANNKNLDLVMISPNAAPPVCKIMDYGKHKYEQSRKEKEARKNQKTVTIKEVRLRPGIESNDLNTKANNAIKFLKKGDKVKVELRFRGRELGHKDIGKEVMLKFIDIVKEFGEPTKAPAFEGNSMVVMIDPKK from the coding sequence ATTAGCAAAGAATTAGCAATCAATGATCAAATAAGAGATAAAGAAATAAGAGTTATCTCAGATAGCGGTGAACAGCTAGGAATAATGGCCGCTAAAGAAGCTCAAATAATGGCTAACAATAAAAATTTAGATTTAGTAATGATATCACCTAATGCTGCTCCACCAGTATGTAAAATAATGGATTATGGAAAGCATAAGTATGAACAATCTAGAAAAGAAAAAGAAGCTAGAAAGAATCAAAAAACTGTAACTATTAAAGAAGTTAGACTTAGACCAGGTATAGAATCTAATGACTTAAATACTAAGGCTAACAATGCTATAAAATTCCTTAAAAAAGGAGATAAAGTTAAAGTTGAGCTTAGATTCAGAGGTAGAGAATTAGGACATAAAGACATTGGTAAAGAAGTAATGCTTAAGTTTATAGATATAGTAAAAGAGTTTGGTGAACCAACAAAAGCCCCTGCATTTGAGGGTAATAGCATGGTTGTAATGATAGATCCAAAAAAATAG
- a CDS encoding ATP-dependent metallopeptidase FtsH/Yme1/Tma family protein, translating to MKMLDNFLKKLNKPVPVFAQTKMEKENPTDDAASTKPKTTFEDVAGLEEIKEELFEIVDFMKCPDKYKKMGAKIPKGVLFYGPPGTGKTLLASAVAGETNSSFFNVTGSEFVEKYVGVGAKRVRTLFEKARKEAPSIIFIDEIDAIGAKRHLESNNEKDQTLNQLLVEMDGFTKDSNVIIVGATNRLDLLDEALLRPGRFDRHIHIGSPNYHTRYEILKVHTNNKPIDSSVDLEVLAKKTHGFNGAHLSNIANEAAIFAVRDNSEVITSVHFDRALERVIAGLESKNSVLIEKEKKIVSYHEAGHALVSNLVGLCPIQKISIVPRGQALGYVLQLPDEDRYIYTKDELVGKMKILLAGKASEEIIFNHKSTGAKDDLKKVTDIANQMVCEYGMSNLGFMTIDGNVKSFMSEKIQKEANDIVQSCYNETLELLKNNINDLHVVSKYLFDKETMTHEELKSLITKECVN from the coding sequence ATGAAAATGTTAGACAATTTTTTAAAGAAACTTAACAAACCAGTGCCTGTATTTGCTCAAACTAAGATGGAAAAGGAAAATCCAACAGACGATGCTGCATCAACTAAACCTAAAACTACATTTGAAGATGTTGCAGGATTAGAGGAAATAAAAGAGGAGTTATTTGAAATAGTAGATTTTATGAAGTGTCCTGATAAGTACAAAAAAATGGGCGCTAAAATACCTAAAGGTGTACTATTTTATGGTCCTCCTGGTACAGGTAAAACATTACTTGCATCTGCTGTTGCTGGAGAAACTAACTCTTCTTTCTTCAACGTTACTGGTTCTGAGTTTGTTGAGAAATACGTTGGTGTAGGTGCCAAACGTGTTAGAACTTTGTTTGAAAAGGCAAGAAAAGAAGCTCCTAGCATAATCTTTATAGATGAGATTGATGCTATAGGCGCTAAAAGACATTTAGAAAGTAATAATGAAAAAGATCAAACATTAAATCAACTTTTAGTTGAAATGGATGGATTTACAAAAGATTCAAATGTAATAATAGTAGGAGCTACTAATAGACTAGACTTACTTGATGAAGCCTTATTAAGACCAGGGAGATTTGATAGACATATTCATATAGGTTCTCCTAACTATCATACTAGATATGAAATTTTAAAAGTTCATACTAACAATAAACCGATTGATTCATCTGTAGACTTAGAAGTTTTAGCTAAAAAAACACATGGATTTAATGGAGCACATCTTTCTAACATAGCAAATGAGGCAGCAATTTTTGCAGTTAGAGATAATAGTGAAGTGATTACATCTGTTCATTTTGATAGGGCACTTGAAAGAGTTATAGCTGGACTAGAATCTAAAAATTCAGTTCTTATAGAAAAAGAAAAGAAAATAGTTTCTTATCATGAAGCAGGTCATGCACTTGTTAGTAACTTAGTAGGATTATGCCCTATACAAAAAATCTCTATAGTTCCAAGAGGTCAGGCTTTAGGATATGTACTTCAATTACCTGATGAAGATAGATATATTTATACTAAAGATGAATTAGTGGGCAAAATGAAAATTTTATTAGCTGGTAAAGCATCTGAAGAAATAATCTTTAATCATAAATCTACTGGTGCTAAAGATGACTTGAAAAAAGTTACAGATATTGCAAATCAAATGGTTTGTGAATATGGTATGAGTAATTTAGGATTTATGACCATAGACGGGAATGTAAAAAGTTTCATGTCTGAAAAGATTCAAAAAGAAGCTAATGATATAGTACAAAGTTGTTACAATGAAACACTTGAACTATTAAAAAATAATATAAATGATTTACATGTAGTGTCTAAGTACTTATTTGATAAGGAAACTATGACTCATGAAGAACTAAAAAGCTTAATTACAAAAGAATGCGTAAATTAA
- the thrS gene encoding threonine--tRNA ligase codes for MIKVTLKDGSVREFENEVSVMDIAKSISEGLARAIVAASVDGEVVGLDFKVEKDCELNLFKFEDVEGKDVFRHTSAHMLAQAIKRLYPQAKFAIGPSIENGFYYDIDLDHRLTIEDLEKIEKEMKKIAKEDLAVERYELPKEEALAWAKENEEIYKVELIEELPEGEIISFYKQGDFTDLCRGPHLPSTKKVKAIKLLSVAGAYWRGDEKNKMLQRIYGITFEKNKELEEYLHMLEEAKKRDHRKLGKELDLFFIPEEGPGFPLFLPKGMELKNELLKFWREIHRADEYVEIETPIILNQKLWETSGHWYHYKENMYTVQIDEQDFAIKPMNCPGGMLFYKAKPHSYRDFPMRVAELGRVHRHELSGALHGLMRVRAFTQDDAHIFMLPEQIKDEIKGVVKLIDSVYKTFGFEYHLELSTRPDDSMGTDEEWETAENGLREALEDLNLPYILNEGDGAFYGPKIDFHLRDCLGRTWQCGTIQLDMQLPQRFDINYIGQDGEKHRPVMIHRVAFGSIERFIGILIEHYAGKFPVWLAPTQVRILPISDKYNDYAKEVKKALFAKGIRVEIDDRAEKTGFKIREAQLQKIPYMLVVGEKEAAENKISVRSRDNGEIGSLDLNEFIATVLKEVEERTNVIQA; via the coding sequence ATGATAAAAGTTACTTTAAAAGATGGTTCAGTAAGAGAATTTGAAAATGAAGTTTCAGTAATGGATATAGCTAAATCTATAAGTGAAGGTTTAGCAAGAGCTATAGTTGCAGCATCTGTAGATGGGGAAGTAGTAGGATTAGATTTCAAGGTAGAAAAAGACTGTGAATTAAATTTATTTAAATTTGAAGATGTAGAAGGTAAAGATGTATTTAGACATACATCAGCTCATATGTTAGCTCAAGCTATAAAGAGATTATACCCACAAGCTAAGTTTGCTATAGGGCCAAGTATAGAAAATGGATTCTACTATGATATAGATTTAGATCATAGATTAACTATAGAAGATTTAGAAAAGATAGAAAAAGAAATGAAAAAAATAGCTAAAGAAGATTTAGCAGTTGAAAGATATGAATTACCAAAAGAAGAGGCTTTAGCTTGGGCTAAAGAAAATGAAGAAATATACAAAGTTGAATTAATAGAAGAATTACCAGAAGGAGAAATAATATCTTTCTATAAACAAGGTGATTTCACTGATTTATGTAGAGGACCACACTTACCTTCAACTAAAAAAGTTAAGGCTATCAAGTTATTAAGTGTAGCTGGTGCTTACTGGAGAGGTGATGAAAAGAACAAGATGCTTCAAAGAATATATGGTATTACTTTTGAAAAGAACAAAGAATTAGAAGAATACCTACACATGTTAGAAGAAGCTAAAAAGAGAGACCATAGAAAATTAGGAAAAGAATTAGACTTATTCTTTATACCAGAAGAAGGTCCAGGGTTCCCATTATTCTTACCAAAAGGTATGGAGCTTAAAAATGAATTATTAAAATTCTGGAGAGAAATACACAGAGCAGATGAATATGTTGAAATAGAAACTCCAATAATATTAAACCAAAAATTATGGGAAACTTCAGGACACTGGTATCACTACAAAGAAAATATGTACACTGTACAAATAGATGAACAAGATTTTGCTATAAAGCCAATGAACTGTCCAGGTGGTATGTTATTCTACAAAGCTAAGCCACATTCATACAGAGACTTCCCTATGAGAGTTGCTGAATTAGGTAGAGTTCATAGACATGAATTATCAGGAGCATTACATGGATTGATGAGAGTTAGAGCTTTCACTCAAGATGATGCACATATATTCATGTTACCAGAGCAAATAAAAGATGAGATAAAAGGTGTTGTAAAATTAATAGATAGTGTTTACAAGACTTTTGGATTTGAATATCACTTAGAATTATCTACTAGACCAGATGATTCTATGGGAACAGATGAAGAATGGGAAACTGCAGAAAATGGATTAAGAGAAGCTTTAGAAGACTTAAACTTACCATATATATTAAATGAAGGTGATGGAGCATTCTATGGACCTAAGATAGACTTCCATTTAAGAGATTGCTTAGGAAGAACTTGGCAATGTGGAACTATACAATTAGATATGCAGTTACCTCAAAGATTTGATATAAACTATATAGGTCAAGATGGTGAAAAACATAGACCAGTTATGATACACAGAGTTGCATTCGGAAGTATAGAAAGATTTATAGGAATATTAATAGAGCATTATGCTGGTAAATTCCCAGTGTGGTTAGCTCCAACACAAGTAAGAATACTTCCAATATCAGATAAATACAATGATTATGCTAAAGAAGTTAAGAAAGCTTTATTTGCAAAAGGTATAAGAGTTGAAATAGATGATAGAGCAGAGAAAACAGGATTTAAAATAAGAGAAGCACAACTTCAAAAAATACCATACATGTTAGTAGTAGGTGAAAAAGAAGCTGCTGAAAATAAGATATCTGTAAGATCTAGAGACAATGGAGAAATAGGAAGCTTAGACTTAAATGAGTTTATAGCAACTGTTTTAAAAGAAGTTGAAGAAAGAACTAATGTAATACAAGCATAA